The genomic interval cagagacatacccagccgaaagtgtgatggGATTCACATCACCTGGTTATGGAAAtgtcagagcattaggttttgagATTTTGCAAACCAAGGGATGATTTATATCAAAGTATAGGAATCAATTAGGATAACGATACTATATGGATAGGATCGGTTGGGTGTTGAggagtataggattttgttttgtagtttaaaGGTGGAAATACGTCGAtgatttcttgtgatttttctgaagcagtcgatgGCCTCAGAAATTCCATGGTAAACCTCAGATGATTTCTTTTCTGAGCTATAAGACTGGTCCATATATAGggaacttggatgtatattggatttaaattatataattgtgttattggggttatgatatggaattcttatctcttttctgtcctattttcaggatggatcctagagatgagGACTTAAAGGCAGAAGAAAGGGATGATTTGGACTTCCAGTGAAGATGGAATTGATATCTCTATAATGTTGAGGGGTATAGCCCGACAAGTCAGGGCAGAAATTAGAAAGGATACTAGATAGCAGAACTGCCCAACTGCAGATATGGATAgtagcatcaaggagtttatgaggTTGAACCCCCTTACTTTTGAGGGAGGACTTGATTCGGTGATTGCAGGGAACTGGGTTCAGCCGATAGAAGAGATATTGGAGGTACTCGGCTATACGAACAAGTAAAAGGTCCGTTATGCCGCATTTAAAATGATCGAAGATGCAAAACGTTGGTGGCTTTCTAtgaagctactagaggaacaGAGATTGGTAAAGATAGCTCTGACGTGAGAGAGATTCAAAgagctattctttgataggtattttccttcatttgtcagaaaggaaaagattgaagaatttaCTAATCTGACACAGGGGAATATGACAATCGGAGAATATGCAGCCAAGTTTGTTGAATTGTCACATTTTGTTCTATTCTTGATTCTGAATGAGGTAAGGAAGGCCAAGAAATTTGATAAATGCCTGAGGCGCAGAATTTATGAGCTAGTGGTGGGGTTTCAAGTTcaaaatttcttaaatttagtTGATAAGCTTTCGGTGCTGAAGAAGAGCATCCAGAGCAGCACAAAACCtacagagcagaagaagagacttGCACCATCCACTTTTCAAGCTATGGTCAGTCGGGGCtcagggaagaaaggaaaagattCAGTGCTTTCCAGTTATCAGGATAGTCAGTCTTACCTCATATGTCAGACATGTAATAAGAAGCACATGGGTGAATGCTGGTTTCGGACTCCTATTTGTTTCAGGTGTTGTAAACCGGGTCATGTTAAGAAGAATTGTTGGGAATTGTTGCATGTTGTACCTGCATAGAATCCAGATCTAGAAAAATAGCAAGTACCACTTGGCAGAGGTCATCCAGCACGAGTTTACTCATTGATCCAGCCTGAGCCAGAGAATGCCAAGGCAACAGGCATGggtttatatttaagataattatgatttaatttaGGTATGGATGATTTGGAAGTTTATATGAAGATGTTATTTAATTATGAATAATGTAGAaatttataaaatgatatgtacaggattgtgtgagatagttagttgataaattttaaaagtgtGAAAAATGATCGAGTAGCAAACTTTGAggacgatttttttttttcttttaggaaaggagaatgtagtgattcaaaaaaaaataaaaattaa from Malania oleifera isolate guangnan ecotype guangnan chromosome 9, ASM2987363v1, whole genome shotgun sequence carries:
- the LOC131163428 gene encoding uncharacterized protein LOC131163428, which produces MDSSIKEFMRLNPLTFEGGLDSVIAGNWVQPIEEILEVLGYTNKKEKIEEFTNLTQGNMTIGEYAAKFVELSHFVLFLILNEVRKAKKFDKCLRRRIYELVVGFQVQNFLNLVDKLSVLKKSIQSSTKPTEQKKRLAPSTFQAMVSRGSGKKGKDSVLSSYQDSQSYLICQTCNKKHMGECWFRTPICFRMDPKDKDVEAEERDDLETSNEEEIDTSMMLMGIS